One Herbaspirillum rubrisubalbicans genomic window carries:
- a CDS encoding ABC transporter ATP-binding protein produces MSASGNKQPILQVEDLAVAYGHIEAVKGISLSLNEGEITALVGANGAGKSTSLLAISGLVKAQRGRVLLNGQDLLQMSPHRIVESGVVQVAEGRATLTTLTVEENLALGAYTRRDKDGVASDLEWVYSLFPVLKNRATGLAGNLSGGEQQMLAIGRALMAKPKVLLLDEPSMGLAPLIIQEIFRIVQEINKTGMTVLLVEQNVRQALRIAQRGYVLETGKIVLEDSGANLLGNPKVVEAYLGG; encoded by the coding sequence ATGAGCGCCAGCGGTAACAAGCAACCCATCCTGCAGGTAGAAGACCTGGCCGTGGCCTATGGCCACATCGAAGCGGTCAAGGGCATCAGCCTGTCGTTGAACGAAGGCGAGATCACCGCGCTGGTGGGCGCCAATGGCGCCGGCAAGAGCACGTCGCTCTTGGCCATCTCCGGCCTGGTGAAGGCGCAGCGCGGGCGCGTGCTGCTCAACGGGCAAGACCTCTTGCAGATGTCGCCGCACCGCATCGTTGAATCCGGCGTGGTGCAGGTGGCCGAGGGCCGCGCCACGTTGACCACGTTGACCGTCGAAGAAAACCTGGCCCTGGGCGCCTACACCCGCCGTGACAAGGACGGTGTGGCAAGTGACCTGGAGTGGGTGTATTCGCTCTTCCCGGTATTGAAGAACCGCGCCACCGGCCTGGCCGGCAACCTCTCGGGCGGCGAGCAGCAGATGCTGGCGATTGGCCGCGCGCTGATGGCCAAGCCCAAGGTGTTGTTGCTGGATGAGCCCTCGATGGGGCTGGCCCCGCTGATCATCCAGGAAATCTTCCGCATCGTGCAGGAGATCAACAAGACCGGCATGACGGTACTGCTGGTGGAACAGAACGTGCGCCAGGCACTGCGCATTGCGCAACGCGGCTATGTGCTGGAGACGGGCAAGATCGTGCTGGAGGATAGCGGTGCGAATCTGCTGGGCAATCCGAAGGTGGTGGAGGCTTATCTGGGGGGCTGA
- a CDS encoding AIPR family protein — translation MRFKGLFHLFESNVRDYQGSVIVNTGIRQTLQNQDSEDFWYLNNGVTIITPKAVLAGKQLTIEDPQIVNGLQTSHEIYQHFTESNQGPSPDKRTLLVRIICEKDEPARDRIIRATNSQTAIPPASLRSSDEIHRNIEDFLKANNFYYDRKKNYYKNKGMPISQIISIPYMAQAMMAIVLMKPDQARARPSTLLNLDSEYKKIFSLEMPIDVYLKAIQIMRAVERRLKEKAVERKTSTNIKYYVAMMYVIGITRSITDIASKLNSITQVTVNSLVLDTVIDDVMGKFEKAGGTDQVAKGSLFAESLLAHALG, via the coding sequence CTGAGATTCAAGGGGCTATTCCACCTCTTCGAATCCAACGTACGCGATTACCAAGGTAGCGTGATAGTAAACACTGGTATTCGCCAGACGTTACAGAATCAAGATTCTGAAGATTTTTGGTATCTCAATAATGGGGTAACCATCATTACCCCCAAAGCGGTATTAGCTGGAAAACAGCTCACCATTGAAGATCCGCAAATCGTAAATGGATTACAGACTTCACACGAAATTTATCAGCACTTTACCGAATCTAATCAAGGCCCATCACCAGACAAACGAACTTTATTGGTTCGAATAATTTGCGAAAAGGACGAGCCGGCGCGCGACCGCATCATTAGAGCTACGAATAGCCAGACAGCAATTCCTCCGGCCTCGCTGCGTAGCTCGGATGAAATCCATCGCAACATTGAGGATTTCCTCAAAGCAAATAATTTTTATTACGACAGAAAGAAGAATTATTATAAGAATAAGGGAATGCCAATTTCCCAGATCATCAGTATTCCGTATATGGCGCAAGCCATGATGGCAATAGTATTAATGAAACCCGATCAAGCACGCGCAAGACCGTCCACACTTTTGAATTTAGATTCTGAATACAAGAAGATCTTCAGCCTTGAAATGCCGATCGATGTCTATCTCAAGGCCATTCAGATAATGAGGGCGGTAGAGAGGAGACTGAAAGAAAAGGCCGTGGAGAGAAAGACTAGTACAAATATTAAATACTACGTAGCAATGATGTATGTAATTGGAATCACAAGAAGCATCACAGACATCGCCAGTAAGCTAAATTCCATAACTCAAGTAACTGTCAATTCATTAGTGCTTGATACTGTTATCGATGATGTTATGGGGAAATTCGAAAAGGCTGGCGGGACAGACCAGGTCGCGAAAGGCTCATTATTTGCAGAGAGTCTTCTAGCTCACGCGTTGGGCTAA
- the pbpC gene encoding penicillin-binding protein 1C: MRMTTCSVRPGALVSMSALVLVLLIPTAASAVPSFSEVQRDFLPSEASLLDRNGELLQRIRINMDERRLSWVKLEDVSPALRHALIASEDRRFYQHSGIDWSAVAASAWGNLWNTKTRGASTITMQLAGLIYDNLRRKSGARSLTQKVSQAWIAQSLERSWRKDQILEAYLNLVAFRGELVGVHALSRVMFGKHPSGLDQGEAAIAVALIRAPNATPRRVAERACAILKEEGAAEQCNGMDGRTELALARVSAKRDLPGTSDAPQLAPHLARKLLSAPGQQVRSTLDAPLQRFAAQALRHQLAALADRNIEDGSIIVIDNTSGEVLAWIGSSGSLSAAANVDGVVAQRQAGSTLKPFLYELAIEKKWLTAASLLDDSPVNLATSAGLYIPQNYDKQYKGLVSLRTSLGSSLNIPAVRTLVMVTPERFFRRLQALGFNLRESGDYYGYSLALGSADVTLANLTNAYRVLANQGRYSPLRTRLDQARTPARTTPVMDADAAFIIGDILSDRSARARTFGLENALSTRIWTAVKTGTSKDMRDNWCVGYSSRYTVGVWVGNASGAPMWDVSGVTGAAPVWQELMQYLHERGREGGRDARNASPAKPAGVQAQAIRYEQDVEAARTEYFLPGTVQSDIRIAHARQIRPAITYPTAGMLAALDPDIPPARQRIRFRAQGAPVGSRWMLNGKLIPQEVMQAGRVKAQKVSANTSATGEEELGFDWMPWPGKHVLVLQDQGGKELDSVRFEVRGALELPKSKGKSRH; this comes from the coding sequence ATGCGCATGACCACATGCAGTGTGCGGCCCGGTGCGCTTGTTTCGATGAGCGCGCTGGTGCTGGTCTTGCTGATACCGACTGCGGCCAGTGCCGTCCCCTCCTTCAGCGAAGTGCAGCGCGACTTCCTGCCCTCGGAGGCCAGCCTGCTGGACCGCAATGGCGAGCTGTTGCAGCGCATCCGCATCAACATGGATGAGCGCAGATTGTCCTGGGTCAAACTGGAAGATGTCTCTCCTGCCTTGCGCCACGCACTGATCGCCTCCGAGGACCGACGCTTCTACCAGCACAGCGGCATCGACTGGAGCGCCGTAGCGGCCTCGGCCTGGGGCAATCTATGGAATACCAAGACCCGCGGCGCCTCCACCATCACCATGCAGCTGGCGGGTTTGATCTATGACAATCTGCGCCGCAAGTCCGGTGCGCGCTCGCTCACGCAGAAGGTCTCGCAGGCGTGGATTGCGCAATCGCTGGAACGCTCCTGGCGCAAGGACCAGATCCTGGAAGCCTATCTGAACCTGGTGGCGTTTCGTGGTGAGTTGGTCGGCGTCCATGCGCTCTCGCGCGTGATGTTCGGCAAGCACCCCAGCGGACTCGATCAGGGCGAAGCGGCCATCGCCGTGGCATTGATCCGTGCCCCCAACGCCACGCCGCGCCGCGTGGCCGAACGCGCCTGTGCGATCCTGAAGGAAGAGGGCGCTGCCGAGCAATGCAATGGCATGGATGGTCGCACCGAACTGGCCCTGGCCCGCGTCTCCGCCAAGCGCGATCTGCCGGGTACCAGTGATGCCCCGCAACTGGCACCTCACCTGGCGCGCAAGCTGCTGAGCGCGCCGGGACAGCAAGTGCGCTCCACGCTGGACGCCCCCTTGCAGCGCTTCGCCGCGCAAGCCCTGCGCCATCAACTGGCCGCACTGGCCGACCGCAATATCGAGGATGGCTCCATCATTGTCATCGACAATACCAGCGGTGAAGTCCTGGCCTGGATCGGCTCCAGCGGCAGCCTGTCGGCCGCAGCCAATGTCGATGGCGTGGTCGCGCAACGACAGGCCGGCTCGACCCTGAAACCCTTCCTCTACGAACTGGCCATCGAAAAGAAATGGCTGACGGCAGCCTCCCTGCTGGACGATTCCCCCGTCAACCTGGCCACCTCGGCCGGGCTCTACATCCCGCAGAACTACGACAAGCAATACAAGGGCCTGGTCAGCTTGCGCACTTCATTGGGATCGTCCTTGAACATCCCCGCCGTGCGCACGCTGGTGATGGTGACGCCCGAGCGTTTCTTCCGTCGCTTGCAGGCGCTGGGTTTCAACCTGCGCGAAAGCGGCGATTATTACGGCTACAGCCTGGCGCTGGGCAGCGCCGATGTGACGCTGGCCAATCTCACCAATGCCTATCGGGTGCTGGCCAACCAGGGCCGTTATTCCCCCCTGCGTACGCGCCTGGACCAAGCGCGCACGCCAGCGCGCACCACGCCAGTGATGGATGCCGACGCCGCCTTCATCATCGGCGACATCCTCTCCGACCGCAGCGCCCGCGCCCGCACCTTCGGCCTGGAAAACGCCTTGTCCACGCGCATCTGGACAGCGGTCAAGACCGGCACCTCCAAGGACATGCGCGACAACTGGTGTGTCGGCTATTCCTCGCGTTATACCGTAGGGGTATGGGTCGGAAACGCCTCCGGCGCGCCGATGTGGGACGTCTCCGGTGTGACCGGTGCGGCACCGGTGTGGCAGGAGCTCATGCAATATCTGCATGAGCGTGGCCGCGAGGGCGGTCGTGATGCGCGCAATGCGTCTCCCGCAAAGCCTGCCGGCGTGCAGGCGCAGGCCATCCGTTACGAGCAGGATGTGGAAGCGGCGCGCACCGAATATTTCCTGCCGGGCACGGTGCAGTCGGACATCCGCATCGCCCATGCGCGCCAGATACGGCCCGCCATCACCTATCCCACCGCCGGCATGTTGGCGGCCCTGGACCCGGACATCCCACCGGCGCGCCAGCGCATCCGTTTTCGGGCGCAGGGCGCACCGGTGGGCAGCCGCTGGATGCTGAATGGCAAGCTGATACCGCAGGAAGTCATGCAGGCGGGCAGGGTGAAGGCGCAGAAGGTCAGCGCCAACACATCGGCCACGGGGGAGGAAGAACTGGGCTTTGACTGGATGCCTTGGCCGGGCAAGCATGTGCTGGTGTTGCAGGACCAGGGCGGCAAGGAACTGGATAGTGTGCGATTCGAGGTGCGGGGGGCTTTGGAATTACCTAAGTCCAAAGGAAAATCACGACATTAG
- a CDS encoding ABC transporter substrate-binding protein, with the protein MQFNTMLKTIPALLIGAALSQAALAADIKLGVAEALTGPAAKYGVAIKNGFTLASEEINAKGGVNGDKLALVIEDEQGKKEEAINVFKKLIFQDKVLAVFGPTLSNSAFAADPIANASKVVVFGTSNTADGITAMGPFTFRNSVMEADVLPVTVKAAVKHFGIKKVAVIYGNDDAFTKSGYDVFKATLEQQKIPVTTTEAYAKGDVDFKAQLTKIKAGNPDAIVCSCLAEEAANIILQTRALGMKQPFIGGNGLNSPKLFEIAKDAGDNTLMGSPWSAENQTPANKAFIAAYKAKFGSDPDQFAAQAYDAMYIVADALKTVKLSGNLAKDRDALRAALPAVKIDGATGKFAFRHAPAVAGKQVGFDADQEAIVNIAKGGKFVLLK; encoded by the coding sequence ATGCAATTCAATACCATGCTCAAGACCATTCCGGCCCTGCTGATCGGTGCCGCCCTGTCGCAGGCGGCCCTTGCCGCCGACATCAAGCTGGGTGTGGCCGAAGCGCTGACCGGCCCGGCCGCCAAGTATGGCGTGGCCATCAAGAACGGCTTCACGCTGGCTTCCGAAGAAATCAATGCCAAGGGCGGCGTCAACGGCGACAAGCTGGCCCTGGTGATCGAAGACGAACAAGGCAAGAAGGAAGAAGCCATCAACGTCTTCAAGAAACTGATCTTCCAGGACAAGGTACTGGCGGTGTTCGGCCCCACCCTGTCCAACTCGGCCTTCGCCGCCGACCCGATCGCCAATGCCTCCAAGGTGGTGGTGTTCGGCACCAGCAATACCGCTGACGGCATCACTGCCATGGGCCCCTTCACCTTCCGCAATTCCGTGATGGAAGCCGACGTGCTGCCGGTCACCGTGAAGGCCGCCGTGAAGCACTTCGGCATCAAGAAGGTCGCCGTGATCTATGGTAACGACGACGCCTTCACCAAGTCCGGCTACGACGTCTTCAAGGCCACCCTGGAACAGCAGAAGATCCCCGTCACCACCACCGAGGCCTATGCCAAGGGCGACGTCGATTTCAAGGCCCAACTGACCAAGATCAAGGCCGGCAACCCGGACGCCATCGTCTGCTCCTGCCTGGCTGAAGAAGCCGCCAACATCATCCTGCAGACCCGCGCGCTGGGCATGAAGCAGCCCTTCATCGGCGGCAACGGCCTGAACTCGCCCAAGCTGTTCGAGATCGCCAAGGATGCCGGCGACAACACCTTGATGGGCAGCCCCTGGTCGGCCGAGAACCAGACCCCGGCCAACAAGGCGTTCATTGCCGCCTACAAGGCCAAGTTCGGTTCCGACCCCGACCAGTTCGCCGCCCAAGCCTATGACGCCATGTACATCGTGGCCGATGCGCTCAAGACCGTGAAGCTGTCGGGCAACCTGGCCAAGGACCGTGACGCCCTGCGCGCTGCCCTGCCGGCCGTGAAGATCGACGGCGCCACCGGCAAGTTCGCCTTCCGTCACGCACCGGCAGTGGCTGGCAAGCAGGTCGGCTTCGATGCCGACCAGGAAGCCATCGTCAACATCGCCAAGGGCGGCAAGTTCGTCCTGCTGAAGTAA
- a CDS encoding branched-chain amino acid ABC transporter permease — protein sequence MLEQQLINALSLGSVYALFALGFTLVFGVLGVINLSHGAIFMLGSYAALLLVEQMALPLWVALLLAMVATGLLGLIIDVLVLKPLRKRNAPHLIPMIATIGVAIMITNISQGIFGAENKRFPQGTIPEESVSLGNLHITAVQVAIIVIAFVLMVVLLGVMRKTQLGRALRAIAESPKAAYLLGINVEGLFLLTSFAAAALGGAAGVLVGVSFNAISPFMGQPMLHKGIAVIILGGMGDIRGAMIGGLFLGFAEVLTVAYISSDFRDAVAFGLLFLILLVKPSGMFGKVLERKA from the coding sequence ATGTTAGAACAACAGCTCATCAATGCCCTTTCGCTGGGCAGCGTGTACGCGCTCTTTGCGCTCGGATTCACGCTGGTCTTTGGCGTGTTGGGCGTGATCAATCTTTCGCACGGCGCCATCTTCATGCTGGGCAGCTATGCCGCCCTGCTGCTGGTGGAGCAGATGGCCCTGCCCCTGTGGGTGGCGCTGCTGCTGGCCATGGTGGCCACGGGCCTGTTGGGCCTCATCATCGACGTGCTGGTCTTGAAGCCCTTGCGCAAACGCAATGCACCGCACCTGATTCCGATGATCGCCACCATTGGCGTGGCCATCATGATCACCAATATCTCGCAGGGCATCTTCGGCGCCGAGAACAAACGCTTCCCTCAGGGCACCATCCCTGAAGAGAGCGTAAGCCTGGGCAACCTGCACATCACGGCGGTACAAGTGGCCATCATCGTGATCGCCTTCGTGCTGATGGTGGTGCTGCTGGGCGTGATGCGCAAAACCCAGCTCGGTCGCGCGCTGCGCGCCATTGCCGAGTCGCCCAAGGCGGCTTACCTGCTGGGCATCAACGTCGAAGGCCTGTTCCTGCTGACCTCGTTTGCCGCGGCGGCCCTGGGCGGCGCGGCCGGCGTGCTGGTGGGCGTGTCCTTCAACGCGATCTCGCCCTTCATGGGCCAGCCGATGCTGCACAAGGGCATTGCCGTCATCATCCTGGGCGGCATGGGCGATATCCGTGGCGCCATGATCGGTGGCCTGTTCCTCGGCTTTGCCGAGGTGTTGACGGTGGCCTATATCTCCAGCGACTTCCGCGATGCGGTGGCGTTCGGCCTCCTGTTCCTGATCCTGCTGGTAAAACCCTCCGGCATGTTTGGCAAAGTGCTGGAAAGGAAGGCATAA
- a CDS encoding IS1182 family transposase, protein MLKKPTAAQHELEMVTIEMLVPKDHLLRKIDAAVDFEFIREKVAHLYCADNGRPALDPVVLFKLLFIGYLFGIRSERQLIREVQVNVAYRWFAGFRLTDKVPDSSTFSQNRRRRFIDTTVYQEIFDEIVRQAIGRGMVDGRVLYSDSTHLKANANKNKFDYVQVTQTPSAYLAELDAAVDIDRAEHGKKPLKRDDDDEPPTKEIKVSRTDPESGYMVRDDKPKGFFYLDHRTVDAKHSIITDTHVTPASVHDSQPYLARLDRQRQTFGFDVQAVGLDAGYFTPAVCQGLENREISGVMGYRTPNHKPGTFFKRAYEYDAYRDEYICPQGQPLRYSTTNRLGYREYKSNPEQCRGCKVREQCTNSANAVKVVTRHVWERSKEKVDDRRRTEWGKRIYARRKETVERSFADAKQLHGHRYARMRGLRKVAEQCLLAAAAQNMKKIALLVARLRALLHGLSASASVQKWLQRKMRALLGFCAIDHLQITCA, encoded by the coding sequence ATGCTCAAAAAACCGACAGCCGCCCAGCACGAGTTAGAGATGGTGACCATCGAGATGCTCGTGCCCAAGGACCACCTGCTGCGCAAGATCGACGCGGCGGTGGATTTCGAGTTCATCCGAGAGAAGGTGGCGCATCTGTATTGCGCCGACAATGGCCGCCCGGCACTGGACCCGGTGGTACTCTTCAAGCTCTTGTTCATCGGTTACCTCTTCGGTATCCGCAGCGAGCGCCAGCTCATCCGCGAGGTCCAGGTCAATGTGGCCTATCGCTGGTTTGCCGGATTCCGTCTGACCGACAAGGTACCGGACTCCTCCACCTTCTCCCAGAACCGGCGCCGCCGCTTCATTGATACCACCGTCTATCAAGAGATCTTCGACGAGATCGTGCGCCAGGCCATTGGACGCGGCATGGTCGATGGCCGTGTGCTCTACAGCGACAGCACCCACCTCAAGGCCAACGCCAACAAGAACAAGTTCGACTACGTTCAAGTTACCCAGACCCCCTCGGCCTATCTGGCCGAACTGGATGCCGCTGTGGATATCGACCGTGCCGAGCATGGCAAGAAACCGCTCAAGCGTGACGACGATGATGAGCCGCCCACCAAAGAGATCAAGGTCAGTCGCACCGATCCCGAGAGCGGCTACATGGTGCGCGACGACAAGCCCAAGGGCTTCTTCTACCTGGATCACCGCACCGTCGATGCTAAGCATTCCATCATTACCGATACCCATGTCACGCCCGCCTCAGTCCATGACAGTCAGCCTTATCTGGCGCGCCTGGATCGTCAGCGCCAGACGTTCGGATTTGATGTACAGGCCGTTGGCCTGGATGCGGGCTACTTCACACCGGCCGTCTGCCAGGGACTGGAGAATCGCGAGATCAGCGGCGTGATGGGCTACCGCACACCCAACCACAAGCCGGGGACATTCTTTAAACGGGCGTATGAGTACGATGCCTACCGTGACGAATACATCTGCCCGCAGGGTCAACCCTTGCGCTACAGCACGACCAATCGACTGGGGTATCGGGAATACAAATCCAACCCTGAGCAATGCCGAGGCTGCAAGGTACGCGAGCAATGCACCAATAGCGCCAATGCGGTCAAGGTGGTGACGCGCCATGTGTGGGAGCGTTCCAAGGAGAAGGTGGATGATCGGCGTCGTACCGAATGGGGCAAGCGCATCTATGCCCGACGCAAGGAAACGGTAGAACGCAGCTTCGCCGACGCCAAGCAATTGCACGGACATCGTTATGCCCGTATGCGGGGATTGCGCAAGGTCGCCGAGCAGTGCTTGTTGGCGGCGGCGGCCCAGAACATGAAGAAGATTGCCCTGTTGGTGGCGCGCTTGCGCGCGCTTTTACACGGCTTGAGCGCCTCTGCCAGCGTACAAAAGTGGCTACAGAGAAAAATGCGCGCCTTGCTTGGCTTCTGCGCCATCGACCATCTGCAAATTACCTGCGCCTGA
- a CDS encoding IS3 family transposase (programmed frameshift), producing MTSFTTRQTVDHIEILTEPERRRRRTPQEKIAIVQETLAPGASVSAVARRHGVNANQVFGWRKQYQEGSLTAVKAGETVVPASELAAAIKEIKELQRLLGKKSMENEILREAVEWGRSKNPDCALALAAGGRPMKVVCDVLGVARSAVAVKRARSPEWRDGRSVRKVDDSGLLEEIELHVASLPSYGYRRIWALLRRSRESLGQACVNHKRVYRVMREHELLLRRPGVRRDNRRHDGRVAVKQSNARWCSDGFEFRCDDGSALRVTFALDCCDREAISWAATTGGHSGDVVRDVMLAAVEQRFGSTQTPEVIEWLSDNGSAYIDHRTRSFARELGLEPLTTPVRSPQSNGMAERFVKTMKHDYIAFMDKPDVPTALTHLASAFEQYNEHHPHKALKYRSPREFRRAAASLT from the exons ATGACCAGTTTTACGACTAGGCAAACCGTGGACCATATCGAGATTCTGACCGAGCCGGAGCGTCGCAGAAGACGCACGCCCCAAGAGAAAATAGCCATCGTCCAGGAGACCTTGGCTCCTGGAGCTTCCGTATCAGCCGTTGCCAGGCGACACGGGGTGAACGCGAACCAGGTGTTTGGTTGGCGCAAGCAGTACCAGGAAGGCAGTCTGACTGCCGTCAAGGCTGGCGAGACGGTAGTGCCGGCCTCGGAGCTGGCCGCGGCCATCAAGGAAATCAAAGAACTGCAGCGGCTGTTGGGCAAGAAGAGCATGGAGAACGAGATTCTGCGCGAGGCCGTCGAATGGGGCCGGTCAAAAAACC CTGATTGCGCGCTCGCCCTTGCTGCCGGAGGACGACCAATGAAAGTGGTTTGTGACGTTCTCGGTGTGGCGCGCTCTGCAGTGGCAGTAAAACGAGCCCGGAGCCCGGAATGGCGAGATGGCCGCAGTGTTCGCAAAGTCGACGACAGCGGCTTGCTCGAAGAGATTGAACTGCATGTTGCGAGCTTGCCGAGCTATGGCTATCGCCGCATCTGGGCTTTGCTGCGACGTAGCCGGGAATCCCTGGGCCAGGCGTGCGTGAACCATAAGCGGGTCTATCGCGTCATGCGAGAGCACGAGTTGCTGCTGCGCCGCCCTGGTGTGAGACGTGACAATCGACGCCACGATGGTCGCGTAGCGGTCAAGCAAAGTAATGCGCGCTGGTGTTCGGACGGCTTCGAATTCCGTTGCGATGACGGGTCTGCATTGCGAGTGACGTTTGCGCTGGATTGTTGTGACCGTGAGGCCATCAGCTGGGCGGCCACTACCGGTGGGCATAGCGGGGATGTCGTGCGCGACGTGATGCTGGCTGCCGTAGAGCAGCGGTTTGGGAGCACGCAGACTCCAGAGGTGATTGAATGGCTCAGCGACAACGGCTCTGCCTACATCGACCATCGCACACGCAGCTTCGCGCGCGAGCTGGGACTGGAGCCCTTGACCACGCCCGTGCGCTCGCCACAGAGTAACGGCATGGCGGAGCGGTTCGTAAAAACGATGAAACATGATTACATCGCCTTCATGGACAAGCCCGATGTGCCCACGGCGCTCACACATCTGGCCTCTGCCTTCGAGCAATACAATGAGCACCATCCGCACAAGGCCCTGAAATACCGCTCGCCTCGCGAGTTCAGACGGGCTGCAGCATCACTAACTTAA
- a CDS encoding ABC transporter ATP-binding protein produces the protein MLLQLNDISKNFGGLQVLQGVNFNVKQGEIFGLIGPNGAGKTTVFNLITGLLRASSGSIRFNDDDIGAVAPHKITERGIARTFQNIRVFKEMTLLENVVVGMHEHLNYGVASMLFNLGAFRRAEQQARERALELLSWVRLDHKAHMLADSLSYGEQRKLEFARALATKPKLLLLDEPVAGMNPAEKTELMSEIVNIKQRGFTIFMIEHDMRFVMGLCERIAVLNFGKIIAEGSPDQIKNNQEVIEAYLGKEEA, from the coding sequence ATGCTTTTACAACTGAACGACATCAGCAAGAACTTCGGCGGCCTGCAGGTATTGCAAGGGGTGAACTTCAACGTCAAGCAAGGCGAGATCTTCGGCCTGATCGGCCCCAATGGCGCCGGCAAGACCACGGTCTTCAACCTCATCACGGGCCTGTTGCGCGCATCCTCCGGCAGCATCCGCTTCAATGACGACGACATCGGCGCCGTCGCCCCGCACAAGATCACCGAGCGCGGCATTGCCCGCACCTTCCAGAACATCCGCGTGTTCAAGGAAATGACGCTGCTGGAAAACGTCGTGGTCGGGATGCACGAGCACCTGAACTATGGCGTGGCCAGCATGTTGTTCAACCTCGGCGCTTTCCGCCGTGCCGAACAGCAAGCCCGCGAACGCGCGTTGGAACTGCTGTCCTGGGTGCGCCTGGACCACAAGGCGCACATGCTGGCCGACAGCCTTTCCTATGGCGAGCAGCGCAAGCTGGAGTTCGCCCGGGCTCTGGCGACCAAGCCCAAGCTGCTGTTACTGGACGAACCGGTGGCCGGCATGAACCCGGCCGAGAAGACCGAGCTGATGAGCGAGATCGTCAACATCAAGCAGCGCGGTTTCACCATCTTCATGATCGAGCATGACATGCGCTTCGTCATGGGCCTGTGCGAGCGCATCGCCGTGCTCAACTTCGGCAAGATCATCGCCGAGGGCAGCCCGGACCAGATCAAGAACAACCAGGAAGTGATCGAGGCCTATCTCGGCAAGGAAGAAGCATGA
- a CDS encoding branched-chain amino acid ABC transporter permease, with amino-acid sequence MGFMDWWDSFWATYNTVIFSIGVNAMLALSIYVTLSCGLLSLANAAFMGIGAYTASLLTMQFDLPFPIALAAGGVLPALVALVIGIPTLRLSGVYLAMATLGFGEVVRVIVLNLDITGGPMGLNGVPPITEWWHIVLLLGVTIYALARLRRSKIGRAFEAIKEDEVAARLMGVNVAGYKLLAFVIGAAIAGVAGGLNAHYTFTIGPNNYGFENAVDILTMAVFGGTSNLIGPMIGSTILSLLPEVLRHFKDFRLAINGLILILVVLYLPKGIWDPRRIRALLGRNAEKKVK; translated from the coding sequence ATGGGCTTCATGGATTGGTGGGATAGCTTCTGGGCCACCTACAACACCGTCATTTTCAGCATCGGCGTCAATGCCATGCTGGCTCTCTCGATCTACGTCACGCTGTCCTGCGGCTTGCTGTCGCTGGCCAATGCGGCCTTCATGGGCATCGGCGCCTATACCGCATCGCTGTTGACGATGCAGTTCGACCTGCCCTTCCCCATCGCACTGGCCGCGGGCGGCGTGCTGCCCGCGCTGGTGGCGCTGGTGATCGGCATCCCCACGCTGCGCCTGTCGGGCGTGTACCTGGCCATGGCCACGCTGGGCTTTGGCGAAGTGGTCCGGGTGATCGTGCTGAACCTGGACATCACCGGCGGCCCCATGGGCTTGAACGGCGTGCCGCCGATCACCGAGTGGTGGCACATCGTCTTGCTGCTGGGCGTGACCATCTATGCGCTGGCGCGCCTGCGTCGCTCCAAGATCGGCCGTGCCTTCGAAGCCATCAAGGAAGATGAAGTGGCAGCGCGCCTGATGGGCGTCAACGTGGCCGGCTACAAGCTGCTGGCCTTCGTCATCGGCGCGGCCATTGCTGGCGTCGCAGGCGGCCTGAACGCCCACTACACCTTCACCATCGGCCCCAACAACTATGGCTTCGAGAACGCAGTCGACATCCTGACCATGGCCGTCTTCGGCGGCACCAGCAACCTGATCGGCCCCATGATCGGCTCGACCATCCTCTCGCTGCTGCCGGAAGTGCTGCGTCATTTCAAGGACTTCCGCCTGGCCATCAATGGCCTGATCCTGATCCTGGTGGTGCTGTACCTGCCCAAGGGCATCTGGGACCCGCGCCGCATCCGCGCCTTGCTGGGCCGCAACGCTGAGAAGAAGGTGAAGTAA